In Sphingobacteriaceae bacterium, the following are encoded in one genomic region:
- a CDS encoding TolC family protein yields the protein MKIWIKLFLVLTQLTFAQDVLNYSDALKIAIEKNTSVLVFKNEKQTQHLKNNAGNAGLSPTVSLNANLNFSNLNSYQEFSSGTIQDRTGAKSNNVAASANVNWVIFDGFKMFAVKKKLSSNENISDLQLKKQIEDVIVEITAGYYEVVRLNKLLAVANENLSLLRKRKEISEEKFKIGSGSGIDLLTCKTDENKALSEVYNLEWLIVKSKSELNKALLKDVNEDFKTRDTIEVNFEPNIDELTKLKSQNTGLLISKELEKQAKYSLDESRSYYMPYVQLNGSYNFTRNTSQAGFIFQNRQNGISAGLSAGWTIFNGNKNSRMYKEKQIALLNTALNTTDLNKQYESIIYINVQAFLTHKKIYKLELANLNDSRELLTVADERYKIGRSDLIQVREAQKNFTEAQSRCINSLYNLKMAEVELLRTSGQLIK from the coding sequence ATGAAGATTTGGATTAAATTATTTTTAGTGTTGACTCAGTTAACTTTTGCGCAAGATGTATTAAATTATAGTGATGCATTGAAAATTGCTATTGAAAAAAACACTTCAGTACTGGTATTCAAAAATGAAAAGCAAACACAACATTTAAAAAACAATGCAGGTAATGCCGGGTTGTCGCCCACGGTGAGTTTAAATGCCAATTTAAATTTTTCGAATTTAAATTCGTATCAGGAGTTTAGTTCAGGCACGATTCAGGATCGCACGGGAGCTAAGAGTAATAATGTGGCGGCCTCGGCAAACGTGAATTGGGTAATTTTTGATGGATTTAAAATGTTTGCGGTGAAAAAGAAATTGAGTAGCAATGAAAATATAAGCGATTTGCAATTAAAAAAACAAATTGAAGATGTTATTGTAGAAATAACAGCCGGATATTATGAAGTAGTACGTTTAAATAAATTATTGGCAGTTGCGAATGAAAATTTAAGTTTACTTCGGAAACGAAAAGAAATAAGTGAAGAAAAATTCAAAATAGGATCCGGTTCGGGTATTGATTTACTTACTTGTAAAACAGATGAAAATAAAGCGCTTTCGGAAGTTTATAACCTGGAATGGTTAATTGTAAAATCAAAAAGTGAATTAAATAAAGCATTGCTTAAAGATGTGAATGAAGATTTTAAAACAAGGGATACTATAGAAGTAAATTTTGAACCAAATATAGATGAGCTAACTAAGTTGAAGAGTCAAAATACCGGACTGTTAATTTCCAAAGAATTAGAAAAACAAGCGAAATATAGTCTGGATGAATCTAGATCTTATTATATGCCCTATGTACAATTAAATGGTTCATATAATTTTACACGAAATACAAGTCAGGCCGGATTTATTTTTCAGAACAGACAAAATGGAATTTCGGCCGGATTAAGTGCAGGGTGGACCATTTTCAATGGCAATAAAAATTCAAGAATGTATAAAGAAAAACAAATAGCCTTGTTGAATACAGCATTAAATACAACGGATTTAAATAAACAATACGAATCTATCATATACATTAACGTGCAGGCATTTCTAACTCATAAAAAAATATACAAGCTCGAGTTAGCTAACTTAAACGATTCAAGAGAATTACTAACGGTTGCCGATGAGCGATACAAAATTGGGCGGTCAGATTTAATTCAAGTGCGTGAAGCGCAAAAGAATTTTACCGAAGCTCAATCTCGTTGTATAAATTCCTTGTACAATTTAAAAATGGCAGAAGTAGAATTGTTAAGAACAAGTGGGCAATTAATAAAATAA
- a CDS encoding ABC transporter ATP-binding protein, with protein sequence MGLIGKSGSGKTTLIKCIYGLEDLHNGEINLNGETVTGPSYNLIPGHKNMSLVSQEYYVLDNHTVQENITDKLIGYTDEAKQKRVTQILNLLELNALRNTKARFLSSGQKQRVAIARALTIIPDLLLLDEPFSNLDRLLSEKLYAFINKEVKKKNTSVILITHQTDEALKYADRIGIVDGGKLIEINEKWEVYYNPKNVKLAGLLGEYNILKKSDFEKEGARTLKKNVFLRPDKITLNKTNSVLKIPITILHCSYNGKCYEVLAETKNGQTLLFYSNTTQPSGKSTIASVKN encoded by the coding sequence TTGGGCTTAATTGGAAAAAGCGGTAGTGGTAAAACCACTTTAATCAAATGCATTTATGGTTTGGAAGATTTACATAACGGTGAAATAAACCTAAACGGAGAAACAGTAACCGGCCCTTCCTACAATTTAATTCCCGGACATAAAAACATGAGTTTAGTAAGTCAGGAATATTATGTATTAGATAATCATACCGTACAGGAAAACATAACCGATAAATTAATAGGCTATACCGATGAGGCCAAACAAAAAAGAGTTACCCAAATATTAAACTTATTAGAGTTAAATGCACTGCGTAATACCAAAGCACGTTTTTTATCTAGCGGACAGAAACAACGGGTTGCTATAGCACGCGCATTAACAATAATTCCGGATTTACTTTTACTGGATGAACCCTTTAGTAATTTAGATCGTTTATTAAGTGAAAAACTTTACGCCTTTATTAATAAGGAAGTTAAAAAGAAAAACACCTCGGTAATTTTAATTACCCATCAAACCGATGAGGCTTTGAAATATGCAGACAGAATAGGAATTGTAGATGGAGGCAAACTCATTGAGATTAACGAAAAATGGGAGGTATATTATAATCCCAAAAATGTAAAATTGGCCGGCTTATTAGGTGAGTATAATATATTAAAAAAATCAGATTTTGAAAAAGAAGGTGCTCGTACGCTAAAAAAGAATGTCTTTTTACGACCCGATAAAATTACACTAAACAAAACGAATTCAGTATTAAAAATTCCTATCACCATATTACATTGCTCGTACAACGGAAAATGTTATGAAGTATTGGCTGAAACAAAGAACGGACAAACTTTGCTTTTTTATTCCAATACTACACAACCCTCAGGTAAATCCACAATAGCCTCAGTTAAAAATTAA
- a CDS encoding SLC13/DASS family transporter yields MAFLFIFFIELDPEHPMVSYMAGVAIWMCIWWFSEAVNLAVTALVPVLMLPALGIAGAKQVSQQYTDSIIFLFIGGFMLAFAIEKWNFHKRIAIKILSIVGTSPGTILFGVMLSTFLISNWISNTATTMMLFGAVFALIEETKAYIHHHAKKFAAALLLGLAFSATIGGMATPVGTPPNMYFFKAFREAFPGDGNLNFIKWSLIGYPIAFSFLLITYAVLNSYFLRKKVKIEIAKDYFTNSYKKLGKFSYEEKWVFGIFIFCVVAWFTRADIDFVSFKFRGWNNIFDKPKFIDDAFVALIAALALFLIPSKQKRGEALLIWDDAKKLRYDIILMFGSGFALAYGFEVSGLSHWLADSLKVLKGVSPVLIILGICIIVTIISEFASNIASIQLAIPVMLALQKDLELPALFLMMPATFAASLGFMLPVATAANTIVFGTRQIEIKDMFKVGLILDIIGILIITFMCYIYLA; encoded by the coding sequence TTGGCTTTTCTTTTTATCTTTTTTATAGAACTGGACCCCGAACATCCCATGGTGAGTTACATGGCCGGTGTTGCCATTTGGATGTGTATATGGTGGTTTTCAGAGGCTGTTAATTTGGCCGTTACCGCTTTGGTTCCTGTACTAATGTTACCCGCATTGGGTATTGCCGGTGCTAAACAAGTATCGCAGCAATATACCGATAGTATCATCTTTTTATTTATTGGTGGATTTATGCTGGCCTTCGCCATTGAAAAATGGAATTTTCATAAAAGGATTGCAATTAAAATATTATCCATTGTGGGTACCAGTCCGGGAACCATTTTGTTTGGGGTGATGCTTTCAACTTTTTTAATTAGTAATTGGATAAGTAATACGGCTACTACCATGATGTTATTTGGTGCAGTTTTCGCGCTCATTGAAGAGACCAAAGCCTATATTCATCACCATGCTAAAAAGTTTGCTGCTGCATTATTATTAGGGCTAGCTTTTTCAGCCACAATTGGCGGAATGGCCACACCAGTGGGTACACCACCCAATATGTATTTTTTTAAAGCATTCCGTGAAGCTTTTCCGGGTGATGGAAATTTAAATTTCATTAAATGGAGTTTGATAGGTTATCCAATAGCATTTAGTTTTTTATTGATTACATATGCGGTATTAAATAGTTACTTTCTGCGCAAAAAAGTAAAAATTGAAATTGCAAAAGATTACTTTACGAATAGTTATAAAAAGTTAGGTAAATTCTCTTATGAAGAAAAGTGGGTGTTTGGCATATTTATTTTTTGTGTGGTAGCTTGGTTTACACGCGCTGATATAGATTTTGTATCTTTCAAATTCAGGGGGTGGAATAATATATTTGATAAACCAAAATTCATAGATGATGCATTTGTGGCATTAATTGCGGCATTAGCCTTATTTTTAATCCCATCTAAACAAAAGCGAGGCGAAGCTCTATTGATTTGGGATGATGCTAAAAAGTTGCGCTACGATATTATTTTAATGTTTGGTTCGGGATTTGCGTTGGCCTATGGATTTGAAGTTTCAGGCCTCAGTCATTGGCTGGCTGATAGCTTAAAGGTTTTGAAAGGAGTATCTCCGGTGCTCATTATCTTAGGAATTTGTATAATTGTTACCATAATAAGTGAATTTGCATCTAATATTGCTAGTATACAATTGGCCATACCGGTAATGCTGGCCCTGCAAAAAGATTTAGAGTTGCCGGCTTTGTTTTTAATGATGCCTGCCACCTTTGCCGCTTCATTAGGATTTATGTTACCTGTAGCAACGGCGGCAAATACCATTGTGTTTGGTACTCGGCAAATAGAAATTAAGGACATGTTTAAAGTTGGATTAATTTTAGATATTATCGGAATTTTAATTATTACCTTTATGTGCTACATCTATTTGGCTTAA
- a CDS encoding NUDIX hydrolase — MVSKFNIRVYGILEMDNKILLTEEKIRGRQIIKFPGGGLELGESLVDCLKREFQEELKVDIIVKNHFYTTDFFVQSAFDDSQVISIYFWVDLMDEQALNELPQTENLYFKWEEKDKINADLLSLIIDKKVADLLHLHYKHN; from the coding sequence GTGGTGAGTAAATTTAATATTCGGGTTTATGGAATTCTGGAAATGGATAATAAAATCTTGTTGACGGAAGAGAAAATCAGGGGCAGACAGATTATTAAATTCCCCGGAGGTGGATTAGAGTTGGGCGAAAGTTTAGTAGATTGTTTGAAAAGAGAATTTCAGGAAGAATTAAAGGTGGATATTATTGTGAAAAATCACTTTTATACCACCGATTTTTTTGTTCAATCTGCATTTGATGATTCGCAGGTCATAAGTATATATTTTTGGGTAGATTTAATGGATGAGCAAGCTTTAAATGAATTACCTCAAACTGAAAATTTATATTTTAAATGGGAAGAAAAAGATAAAATTAATGCAGATCTGTTATCCTTGATTATAGATAAAAAGGTAGCGGATTTATTACATCTCCATTATAAACATAATTAA
- a CDS encoding DUF349 domain-containing protein, which translates to MKTDLINQLEELLAKDAGEVAHQVHALQKEYQKLWTKEFEEARQVFVDEGGKAKEFNYPKQNEDLVFENLIEKYNTLKKESDAKLANEQTRNLNIRKEIIAKINDLSQLSDNVGAAIKKLQELQTEWKECGAVSSHKYKEVQAEYSKAIEEFYYNLKIYRDLQEHDLKKNFENKSILIEKLKALKDTENIKETERLIKIYRNEWDELGPVPNDKWDTLKGEYKTALDEVYSKVKSFYHTAEEKKEENLKEKLELIEKIKAVLETIENSGPGKWNSATEAILALQGEWKNVGRTNEKDNEKVWAEFRALCDSFFEKKKSFFAGLNEKFAEARKIKNELIAKAEEIQHSTDWQKTSQAFFKLQEDWKKHPSNGDKEEPKLYKRFRTACNTFFEAKKAGNAQKDAEESENLKLKEELISEISAFVPGQDSAGDQEIVKAFSAKWNAIGHVPIKEKKRITEQFFKKLDELYDKLKIDKKEKGEIQFNNKLERLSNSGNAFDALRKEADYLKKLADEINSNLLTYENNLGFFKHSKGNPLMAEFENKIAEEKTKLEEIKAKRKLVTDELNKIRENNQSKAEAK; encoded by the coding sequence ATGAAAACCGACTTAATCAATCAACTAGAAGAACTGCTCGCTAAGGATGCAGGTGAAGTAGCTCATCAGGTACACGCTCTTCAAAAAGAGTATCAGAAGTTATGGACCAAAGAATTTGAAGAAGCCCGTCAGGTTTTCGTAGACGAAGGCGGAAAAGCGAAAGAATTCAATTATCCTAAGCAAAATGAAGATTTGGTGTTTGAAAATTTAATTGAAAAATACAATACACTCAAAAAAGAAAGCGACGCGAAATTAGCCAATGAACAAACTCGCAATTTAAATATCCGAAAAGAAATTATTGCCAAAATAAATGATTTAAGCCAATTGAGTGATAATGTAGGAGCGGCAATTAAAAAATTACAAGAACTTCAAACAGAATGGAAAGAATGCGGTGCTGTTTCATCACATAAGTACAAAGAGGTACAAGCAGAATATAGCAAAGCCATTGAAGAATTTTATTACAACTTAAAAATTTATCGCGACTTACAAGAACACGACCTTAAAAAGAATTTTGAAAATAAATCTATTTTAATTGAAAAACTCAAGGCCTTAAAAGACACGGAAAATATTAAGGAAACTGAGCGATTAATCAAAATTTACAGAAACGAATGGGATGAACTTGGCCCTGTACCTAACGATAAATGGGATACATTAAAAGGAGAATACAAGACTGCCCTTGACGAAGTATATAGTAAAGTAAAATCATTTTATCATACTGCTGAAGAAAAGAAAGAAGAAAATCTGAAAGAGAAACTGGAATTAATCGAAAAGATTAAAGCAGTACTTGAAACGATTGAAAATTCGGGTCCCGGAAAATGGAATAGTGCTACCGAAGCCATACTTGCCTTGCAGGGCGAATGGAAAAATGTAGGAAGAACCAATGAAAAAGATAACGAAAAAGTTTGGGCAGAATTTCGTGCACTTTGTGATTCCTTCTTTGAAAAAAAGAAAAGCTTTTTTGCCGGACTCAACGAAAAATTTGCTGAAGCCAGAAAAATAAAAAATGAATTGATTGCAAAGGCAGAAGAAATTCAGCACAGTACAGATTGGCAAAAAACCTCTCAAGCATTTTTTAAATTACAGGAAGATTGGAAAAAGCATCCCAGCAACGGAGATAAAGAAGAACCCAAATTATACAAAAGATTCCGTACAGCCTGTAACACCTTTTTTGAAGCGAAAAAAGCCGGAAATGCTCAGAAAGACGCCGAAGAATCAGAAAACCTAAAATTAAAAGAGGAATTAATTTCAGAAATATCGGCCTTTGTTCCCGGCCAAGATTCAGCCGGAGATCAAGAAATTGTTAAAGCATTTTCAGCAAAATGGAATGCAATCGGCCACGTTCCTATTAAAGAGAAAAAACGAATAACCGAACAGTTTTTCAAAAAACTAGATGAGTTATACGATAAACTGAAAATTGATAAAAAAGAAAAAGGTGAAATTCAGTTTAATAATAAATTAGAAAGGCTTTCGAATTCAGGTAATGCATTTGATGCTTTAAGAAAAGAAGCTGATTATTTGAAAAAATTGGCAGACGAAATAAACAGCAACTTACTGACTTACGAAAACAATCTTGGCTTTTTTAAACATTCTAAAGGAAATCCATTGATGGCTGAATTTGAAAATAAAATAGCTGAGGAAAAAACAAAATTGGAAGAAATTAAAGCCAAGCGCAAATTGGTAACTGACGAATTAAATAAAATCAGAGAGAATAACCAATCTAAAGCAGAAGCTAAATAA
- a CDS encoding ABC transporter ATP-binding protein gives MISAKNIHKSYDKLEILKGVDLEIKAGEVVSIVGSSGAGKTTLLTILGTLDRPDSGEVILANEQVFNLNDKKLAAFRNKNVGFVFQFHQLLPEFTALENVIIPALIGKRNKKDAEAKATELLTFFNLNDRINHKPSELSGGEQQRVAVARALINEPKVIFADEPSGNLDSANAKELHDLFFQLRDKFNQTFVIVTHNNELAKMADRTLVMKDGRIIS, from the coding sequence ATGATCAGTGCTAAAAATATTCACAAATCGTATGATAAACTCGAAATATTAAAGGGGGTTGATCTTGAAATTAAAGCAGGAGAAGTTGTTTCCATTGTGGGCTCATCCGGAGCAGGTAAAACAACTTTGCTCACCATTTTAGGAACATTAGACAGGCCGGATAGTGGAGAGGTAATTTTAGCCAATGAGCAGGTTTTCAATTTAAACGATAAAAAGCTCGCTGCCTTTAGAAATAAGAATGTTGGATTTGTTTTTCAGTTTCATCAATTATTACCTGAGTTTACAGCCCTCGAAAATGTAATAATTCCTGCTTTGATAGGGAAGCGGAATAAAAAGGATGCTGAAGCTAAGGCCACGGAATTATTGACTTTTTTCAATTTAAACGACAGAATAAATCATAAACCTTCTGAATTGAGTGGGGGAGAACAACAAAGAGTTGCAGTGGCCAGAGCTTTAATTAATGAACCCAAAGTAATTTTTGCCGATGAACCCAGTGGAAATTTGGATTCGGCCAATGCCAAAGAATTACATGATTTATTTTTTCAGTTACGTGATAAATTCAATCAAACTTTTGTGATTGTTACTCATAATAACGAATTAGCAAAAATGGCTGATCGTACTTTAGTGATGAAGGATGGCCGGATTATTTCTTGA
- a CDS encoding polyprenol monophosphomannose synthase, translated as MSKNLVIIPTYNEIENIEKMIRKVMSVTPEFSVLIVDDGSPDGTADKVKELQLTFANRLFLEERKGKLGLGTAYIHGFKWALQKNFEYIFEMDCDFSHNPDDLPRLLEACEKGADVAVGSRYVKGGNVSNWDMKRILLSYFASLYVRLVLWFNVKDTTAGFKCYKRKVLETIDLDKIRFMGYAFQIEMKYSAYKKGFKIVEVPITFVDRVEGVSKMSTKIFKEAFWGVLQMRFN; from the coding sequence GTGAGCAAAAATTTGGTTATCATACCCACTTACAACGAAATTGAAAACATTGAAAAAATGATTCGAAAGGTGATGTCCGTTACCCCCGAATTTTCAGTTTTAATTGTAGATGATGGTTCACCGGATGGTACAGCCGACAAAGTTAAAGAACTGCAATTAACCTTCGCTAATCGATTATTTCTTGAAGAAAGAAAGGGGAAACTAGGATTAGGTACTGCATATATTCACGGATTTAAATGGGCTCTTCAGAAAAATTTTGAATATATTTTCGAAATGGATTGTGATTTCAGCCATAATCCCGATGATTTACCCCGCTTATTAGAAGCCTGTGAAAAGGGTGCCGATGTGGCGGTAGGTTCAAGATATGTGAAAGGTGGAAATGTTAGCAATTGGGACATGAAAAGAATTTTACTTTCCTATTTTGCTTCTTTATACGTGCGGTTGGTTTTATGGTTTAATGTAAAAGACACCACGGCCGGATTTAAATGTTATAAACGGAAAGTTTTAGAAACAATTGATTTGGATAAAATCCGGTTTATGGGTTATGCGTTTCAGATTGAGATGAAATATTCAGCTTACAAAAAAGGATTTAAAATTGTTGAAGTGCCCATTACCTTTGTTGACCGCGTTGAAGGCGTAAGCAAAATGAGTACCAAGATTTTTAAAGAAGCCTTTTGGGGTGTACTGCAAATGCGTTTCAATTAA
- a CDS encoding 4Fe-4S dicluster domain-containing protein encodes MAIIITDECINCGACEPECPNNAIYEGGAEWRFADGTGVTGKYKGLSSGNEAEADEAQTPVNMDVYYIVTDKCTECKGFHDEPQCAAVCPVDCCIPDQNFVETEEQLLAKKTSLHV; translated from the coding sequence ATGGCTATAATAATTACAGACGAGTGTATTAATTGCGGAGCATGTGAACCAGAATGTCCGAATAATGCAATTTATGAAGGTGGGGCAGAATGGCGCTTTGCTGATGGTACAGGAGTTACAGGGAAATATAAAGGATTAAGTTCAGGCAATGAAGCAGAGGCTGATGAAGCACAAACTCCTGTCAATATGGATGTGTATTACATTGTAACAGATAAATGTACCGAGTGTAAAGGTTTTCATGACGAACCACAATGTGCGGCTGTATGTCCGGTAGATTGTTGTATTCCGGATCAAAATTTTGTGGAAACGGAAGAACAGTTGTTAGCCAAAAAAACTTCTTTGCACGTTTAA
- a CDS encoding acyl-CoA reductase, protein MSLKQRIEAFSKTGLFINQFYSETKHNEAILHQGFETIIKQACLYNPWFTQNYVKESLMNIASMLNEENLNAFTKNSEVKNPKTVAVICAGNIPCVAFHDILCVLLSGHKILLKFSTDDSIILPFLLKLLVQYNPELDQKIRIANQRISEFDAIIATGSNNTAAHFENYFKKYPRIIRKNRSSLAVLNGSESKEELFHLGKDIFTYFGLGCRNVNKLLVPENYNFNAFFEAIVDYGDVISNNKYANNYEYQRAIYLLENMKFLDNNFLLVKESKELHSPVACLYYEYYQTKDDVTKYLKQHINETQCVISKDYIPFGYSQSPVITDFADGINTWDFLVSL, encoded by the coding sequence ATGAGTTTAAAACAAAGAATAGAGGCCTTTTCTAAAACAGGATTGTTTATAAACCAATTTTATTCTGAAACAAAGCACAACGAAGCTATTCTGCATCAGGGATTTGAAACCATAATCAAACAAGCTTGTTTGTATAATCCTTGGTTTACTCAGAATTATGTTAAAGAATCTTTAATGAATATAGCATCCATGCTTAATGAAGAAAACCTCAACGCATTTACAAAAAATTCGGAAGTCAAAAATCCTAAAACCGTAGCTGTAATTTGCGCCGGCAATATTCCTTGTGTTGCTTTTCATGATATACTCTGTGTTTTATTAAGCGGCCATAAAATTTTGCTTAAATTTTCGACCGATGATTCAATAATCCTTCCTTTCTTATTAAAATTATTGGTTCAATATAATCCCGAATTAGATCAAAAAATCAGAATTGCTAATCAAAGAATAAGTGAATTCGACGCTATTATTGCCACCGGAAGCAATAATACAGCCGCTCATTTTGAGAATTATTTTAAAAAATATCCCAGAATTATCCGAAAGAACAGAAGTTCTCTCGCCGTTTTAAATGGCTCGGAAAGTAAAGAAGAACTTTTTCATTTAGGCAAGGACATATTTACCTATTTTGGTTTGGGATGCAGAAATGTGAATAAGCTTTTGGTGCCCGAAAATTACAATTTCAATGCTTTTTTTGAGGCTATTGTTGACTATGGAGATGTAATTTCGAATAATAAATATGCGAATAACTATGAATATCAAAGGGCTATTTATCTTCTAGAGAATATGAAATTTTTAGATAACAACTTCCTTCTGGTGAAAGAATCTAAAGAATTGCACTCACCCGTCGCCTGCTTATATTACGAATACTACCAAACAAAAGATGATGTAACTAAATATTTAAAACAGCATATTAATGAAACGCAATGCGTAATAAGTAAGGATTATATACCCTTTGGTTATTCACAAAGCCCTGTTATTACTGACTTTGCCGATGGCATAAACACATGGGATTTTTTAGTATCTTTATAG
- a CDS encoding gliding motility-associated C-terminal domain-containing protein, with the protein MIKHIFSGLFLFFALNSFYAQVPTATIGIPTLTYCSGKSYTFSCITSNTPTTFSWTVLPSSQASIVTGGDTQNPTIVFNKGTAFTLSLQVSNSFSSSSTSQTLLVSQNATASFNASLNTVGFPNQLILTNYSSNNTGVEWVYSDGPSDFMTNTVKDYTASGNYTVSLIASGLNGCNDTSSYAFRIADSSGITLPNVFTPNNDSVNDVFRPIARGILTMNAWIYSRYGTLIYHWDKPKGYWDGRTSSGEPCQTGVYFCVLEATGFDGRTYKLKTNFTLQR; encoded by the coding sequence ATGATTAAGCATATATTTAGTGGCTTATTTTTATTTTTTGCGTTAAATTCATTCTACGCACAGGTACCTACAGCAACTATTGGTATTCCTACACTTACCTATTGCAGCGGTAAAAGCTACACCTTCTCTTGCATCACTTCAAACACACCTACAACATTTAGTTGGACGGTTTTACCTTCATCGCAGGCAAGTATAGTTACCGGTGGAGATACGCAAAATCCAACCATAGTATTTAACAAAGGAACTGCTTTCACTTTAAGTTTACAGGTAAGTAACAGCTTTAGTTCATCATCAACCAGCCAAACTTTATTAGTTTCACAAAATGCAACGGCCTCTTTCAACGCAAGCTTAAATACAGTTGGTTTTCCAAATCAACTTATTTTAACCAATTATTCCAGCAATAACACCGGAGTAGAGTGGGTTTATAGTGACGGACCTTCTGACTTCATGACAAACACGGTTAAAGATTATACCGCCAGCGGAAATTATACGGTTTCTTTGATCGCTTCTGGATTAAATGGCTGTAACGATACCTCTTCTTACGCATTCAGAATTGCAGATTCGTCAGGCATAACATTACCCAATGTATTTACGCCTAATAACGATAGTGTAAATGATGTTTTCAGACCAATAGCCCGTGGAATACTCACCATGAATGCTTGGATATACAGTAGATACGGTACTTTAATATATCACTGGGATAAACCAAAAGGATATTGGGACGGTCGAACAAGTAGTGGTGAGCCGTGTCAAACCGGTGTTTATTTTTGTGTTTTAGAAGCCACAGGTTTTGATGGCCGTACTTACAAACTCAAAACCAATTTTACCTTACAGCGCTAA